The Anopheles maculipalpis chromosome 3RL, idAnoMacuDA_375_x, whole genome shotgun sequence genomic sequence CGACCAACTGAAGCTTAACGGCCCGCTTCCTTCGTGTCTCGTGTGCCACTTTTAAGTAAGCCACATCTCGAAACCGGAAACCTAATGAACCATGTAAATTATGGTACAAAATAGTATTGCAGTTATATCACTGCTGTGGGGGAacttttttgtacttttgtaCCAAGGACTGATAGACGACAATTATGCTCAAACAAACGCTTGTTTCTGGTTGaattcttcgtttttttttgtctcctacgattttaaaaatttcaaccatTAACTGGACGTCACACACCACAAATTACTACATTTTACTTTCGTTTTGTACGTAAGTCGAAAATCGCCCAACTCGCTCTCGGGtccaacaacaacgaaaaaagagaggcctgtgtgtgttgtggtgtAAAAACTACTGCAACTGTTGCACCGTTGGCACACAAGCCAACAACCGAAAAGAAATTCGATTGTCCGGAACCTTCCGATTTCACTCACGTGTTACgcgattttattaaattaatgtttaGAGGGCGActctcttttgcttttgctacgGCAACTTTAAATTAAAGGATCACTTTTTTGGGGGGGCAAACTATGCTCATCAAACAGCGCTAATGCAAAACTACACTGGGCAGCAGTTTAAATTGCTGCTACACCtcttatttgatttttgtagCTCAACCACTTAGCTATTCCCGAAGATGACGCCTCATTATTATGTCAGTGATGGGGAatgtgtgccgtttttttccaacccctATCACGATCGAGAAGCGTTTACGATCGAGAAAGACGTTTGATGCAATCCGGTATTTCTGGTTGATGTATCGGAATTTATACTTTGTAACATtgcttcattattttattttttttgtttgtttgcacttATTGCATCTCACTTGCACTCGTTGCACTCGCTCTAGCGAGCTCTATCTGGTCCCCAACATCACGCTATGCATCGTCGTGCGTTGCATCGTTCCGCTTCGTTCCCAATTGGGGGAAGTTTCGAAACTCCAAAACCGATCATAATCGTCAACCATCAACGGCATATATGCTTGCGTGCCGAACGGGTAGGACTGGCTGGTACACTATGCTGCACATTTAGCACGCctgttaacacacacacaccatcataCACATATGGATTGACTTTTTGCGCATGTTAAACCACACAACGAAAATGAATTTCGTTGGGTCACACTGTTTGAGCAGGAAGAGAACTGGATTTGTCACGCACATTTGTCGAAAAACTGGATAAAGCGAACGTCCAGGTGAGCAAACTTTAAGCTCAAACTTCATCCCACATCTCCGGGGaacttgtttaattttttttcctttaagaACACACCACCCTGATGACGCCAGTGAGCTCTAAAAATGCACCACACATTCGCACCGAACAAAAACGCCAACCAATTCGAACCAAATAAACAACCTACGCACGTTGGCCGAACACCGAACACCATTCATTCGCTCTTATACAGTCTTTTTCGAGAGAACGTTTACTGAATCAGGGGGAGGGTGGTTTTTTGGAGCAGCCGACTGGCGGTCAcgctttgttttttcgttccatCTCGATGGATGGGGTACTCGAAGGTACGCGAACGGAGCAATACACAATCCACCACACTATTaccaagcaaacacaaaagccTACCCCGCGAACCACGGAAGGTCAAGCCACAACGGTGACGAGAGTCGAATAAAGTCGCGACACGAGAAATACGGCGACGAGCGTCCGCACACCGTAATGCGCGAAAGTGTACTAAATCCCCAACGAACGTTGGCGCGATCTCCCAGTGCGCCCAGTCGGTGTGGCGATGGTGGCGCTTCGAATCGCTCCCACGGCTCCGATGGTGCTTAGAGCCAAAGGTGTCTAATGGGGTTTCAAGATGACGAACGATTGCTTGTGATAAGATGTCGAAAATTATTAAAAGGCATGATGtttggaatttttatttaagtacacgtaaaaaaataattcaaatttttctaGTACAAATTACAGAATGTCACAAAATTAAGCTCATTTATCGAGGTTTGACATGCCTGCCATTTAAGCCAATCTTTTAACTTCGCGCTTAGCGCAAACCGACTCTCACCGGTTTTTAGTACAAAGAAGGTTATTTCTCTCACTCGTGCGTGCGAAAATGAGAAATCTACTCACCATCGGTCGAATAAATCGAGCACAATTTCTTGAGACCATAGCGAAGAGCGAGAGCATAGCTTAAACACAGCATCCAGGAATGCAGCTGAAAGTGTTGGTATATTGGAATGTTGCATCTGAAACTGTGTTTGTGAAGCTGAATGTGAAGGGATGGGGAGATGTTCTGTGGGATTAATAGTGACAGAGTACTGTAGTATCTTAACTACCTACTTGGTCAAGCCGGCCATCTCACGGCTTAGAAAACTTGCTGATAAATATGTAAGTCCTCAAAACTACGGGGGGAACGATCCGCAAGGGAATTTAATCCCGGTCCTGACTCATCGGCTTGCTAAACTTATCGATACCATGTAAGCTAGATAGACAAGTCCTCGAAAACCAAGGGAGAAAACCGGCACCGCAATCGCCTCACTACCGGACCACAGTTCTGTCTTATGTTCTTATATTAACAAACCATTCATTGTCGGGCGTTCTTCTAATTAGATTGACACCCTACAACCGCAGCTTTGCTTTTGTGTTACACATCGCTTTCCTCCAGCAACTAGCTAAAGCTTCCGTAACCTTCTCAAAGTTGTTTGGCACACTGCTTCTTGGGGATGTTTAGATGAGTGTGACCTTGCAACAACTGGTGCTAACCACTAATTAgattataataaaattacCATACCCCAGATAAGCGATTGTTGATAAGGTAACCCACATCAATAAAGGCTctttgttccgttttgttcAAATCCAAATAGAAGCagatcataaaacaaatcGAGCCAGAGACTTTGCGAAATTGCCTTTACTAAAAAACATATCTTCACTTTTCAACTATCATCAATTCTCATCAGCAAGGTCCCATTGGTTGATGCCGAAATTCTAGTCACCGTTGACAGCCATTTGATGAGTGTCAACCATTGACAAACCGACAAACCAGCCGCTACCCCGATATTGCAGCTTACCTGCCCCCTATGCCAATAATTGCATAAATCGCGTTTTGAATCGTTTTGAAACGCATCGCGCGAAACTTTACACCCACTCCTCGAATACGCAGATCGATCGATGGTGCTGCTGGAAGACGAGATTTTACCGGCGAGGTAAGGAGATTTTTCTAATAAGCATCATCGAACCATCACTGCACGCTTGTCGGTCAGCTAAATTTCGATCGCGTAGGAAGGAATACCACCCGTAAAGCATTGCCAATGCCATTAAGATGATGTAAAAGTGCGAAGCAGAAGTAGAAAACGGCAGTGGACTTAAATTAGACTTCGATGCACGGGGTGTACTGTGTCTTGGAGGTAATAGTTTGCTGATCTCACCTTGCCCACTTTGATTGGCTTGACATTTCGACAGAACCAACCGCGAAGATCGCCGCACAAGTGCGTGATCATCTTCAAGCGACGTTGCTGGAAGCGCAGTGCCTTGTGAAGCAGCATTTTACAGTCGAGAGCCAAAAGAGATGCAATTGCTGCAGACAATAAAACTTaattgaagcagcagcagcgtttgCAGATGGGTCGAAGAAGACGACTTCATTCTTTGATATAGGACGCTCATGAGGCTCATGAGAGCACGCCCGATGTAGAAAAAAGATCAATCAGTCGGGTCAATTAGTTAAGGCTCCACTCACAATGAACGCATATAACCGAGCTACACGGCTCGCACACTCGTCTTCTAAATCTATCTCGAGAAATCTCTCccaatgcattttttttgtctgttcctAAGGGACGAATGATCTCCACTTGGTGCGTAATCGATTGCAAACCATTTTTCAATCGAGCGTTCTCTGGTAGTATGGGAAATTGTAGGCGGTACGTGTATCGCTTGCCATTACAATagccaatacacacacacacacaaacacatgatGGTCGAAGAACAATAGGTCGCTTAAGATGGTGGCATTTTGCTGAAACAAACATCGTAATGACGATCGAAGAAGCAGCTTTCGGCACAATGCGAAGACACGAACGTGCTGTGTTGATGATGCCACATAACGCCTGTTTTGCTGCACAACGCAAAGCGATTGTCATGATTGTCTGCTACAGACTGTCGCCGGTAGCCAcacaaacattaaattaatcaGTGCGAAGCCACTGCACACCACCCAGCAGCAATGGTTTCCCACCGTCAATCTTCCGCTTATGTAAAAAGGTTCTCGCCATTGATCGACTTTCATTGCTACTCGTCTCAATGCGGCGGCGTATGAGCATTTAAGGCTGCGAAAGTGTTTATATTACGATTCATTAGGTCGCGCAGGAGAGCTGTACAACGGCACAACGAAGGGTGAGAAATCTTATATTCGAACGTTCCATTTATGGATGATGGGGAGATTTTTTCAGAGATCAAACGCGCCACCATCCATAACAATGACACCTGGGTTCGTCACGAGTGTAATCGCTGCAAACGTCATGTATTCGGGGGGATTTGTACTTTAGATTAATCGACCCACACACGCAATCGTTCGTGTAAGTTgcgtaaataaattaaacacgaCAGGAAAGTAGTAAAACAATCCATAACTGTGAAAGGTAAGAGCTTAAGATTTTTAACGATTATTCAAAAGATAAAAAGTTCACATAGAATCgcttaataatttaaaaatttaagcaaatttAAACCTTGCAACACACGGTACAGTGACCTCCAATAATATAGGACCACTTTTCTTTCGATATTTCTTCTAGATATAACTCTTCATCAGAATCGAAGAAAGCGGTTAAAAATCGTTTTAATAATTCATTCAACGATAGAAATGTGTTTTCGCtatgttgaaataattttctcaAAACAAACTAAGTATATTCgttgaatattgttttcaaaatttcatttttatctgATGAGCAATAGCAGGTGATCCTACTTTATTGTCGATCACtgtattaagaaaaaaaagctcccttACAAAGCTTCTATGGTGCTTTcattaaaagcttttaaaaagcCCACGGAGGAAGAGCTTCTGTCTGTTGAAGGGGTGGCATTATCGAAACTTTTTAAACAGAAGAAGGATTTTACGGGACatattttacatttctttAAATTGCTCTGGCAGCAACCATAAAGGATGAATGACCAATCCGGGACAGTgtgcaagaaaatgaaagccACATTAATTACACCTACTTATTCAATTACTtcaagcaaacacacagatTCAGTTAACCGAttggataaagaaaaaatgcaatttgcatAACCGGATGTGTTCGTGTGCTACTTACCGTCTATCTTCGGGTGCGAGATACGAGCCAGTTTCCGTGACCTTAACGGTGTTTGATGAGTCCGCTTGCGCTCCCGCACACTGCAAAAaggaaggagaaaaacaagaaattagCATCGCTAATCAGAGTACAACACCCTTCGCTTGGGCAGCGCCGCGATAAAGTCTTACGACGGTACACTTACACGATAAAGTTCGGTCGCTTCGATCCGGACATCCCGGGCGCCACCACCAGGTCAGCACACTCCGTCTCATCCTCGTCGGAGATGTCGGTCCAGTCGGCACTGTTGCTTGTGTCACTACCACGTTCACTTGGTGGTGTTAAGCTTGCCAGTCCGGTCGTGGTACCGTACAGGCTGTTGGTGATTTGGTCGGACGCCAGCGTCGTTGTCGAACCACCGGCCATGTTGCGTCGCGTGAGCGTCAGATTCCGTTCGTATTCCAACCGTGAACCGATCGACTCGTAGCAGTTGGACGATACGAGCGATACATTGTCCGCCGGTGGAGAGGGTGGCTGCTCTCTCGCACGTGACGGTGGTTTGCCTCTGCTTGGTGGGTTGCTGGTGGTCGGTTGGGCGGGTCCTTCCATCTCGGCGGAACTACCACCGCACGCCGGATCGTCATAGTCGACACCGTCGTCCGCACTGCGGATCGTGTCGTAGATGTTCTCCTCGTAAATGCTCTCCCGTCCGTGGGGTGATTTGTCCAGCAAATCTCCACCCGGACTCGGTGCTGTCTCCGTGGAGCAAGTACTTTCCAGCAAGGCGTTCGCCGGGGTGGCAATGTTTGTAGTGGAATTGTTACGCGGTGGCAGTGGGATCTCTTGCGGTTTCGGTGGTCTTGGCGGGATTTTGCTGTACTTGATCCGCTCGTAGTTAGACTGATAGGTCACCTGCAGGTGTTTGGGCAATGTTTTGGGTGAGGTGGACAGATTGCGCTTTGGTTGGGGTAGGGTTAAATCGTTTCGATTATCTTCCCGGGCGGGTGGTAGCTCCGGTGGTGGACTACAGATCTCGTACGTGTCTTCCTCATGCGATGCTTCTTCGGCGTTTTGTTTCCGCGTGCTAGACAATATCTCATGCTCGATCGATTCATAGTTTTCGAACGATTCGTAACTGTTAACACTAATGGCGTCTTCTGGCAGGAGATGACCCTTACTCTCGGCAGAAGATTTTCTTGGAATGCTCTGGTAAATGTTATCCGATTCTCGCTTCGATTTGTGAACGAAAGACTCAATTTTGCTAGTAAGCTCCGACAAATCGATTGTAATTGAGGGAGTGGAGCAGAACGCCGACCCAATCGTTGGTAGAAACTTCTCCTCAGGTCGTGTGACGAGCTCGTAATCATCGTCGATAGAACGCTGCACGCGGGTTCGTTCGTTCAGACTTATCCTGCCCGTCTCACCACGCGCACACGGAAAATGATGATCAtccatcgaaatggatttGTTGATAACGACCGTATTGACTGCTTCGACGATGTTCCGTTGGCTGGCGTGTCTACTTTCCTTATCACCAAATCCTGGCACTCCCGCTCCCATGCCACGGAAAAGAAAGGACGCGTTCGGCCGCATTTGCTGTACATTGTCTCCGGCGGCACTTGGTGAAGTACTCGCCTGTTCGAGGTCCGCCACATCGGTAAGCGTTAAATCGTTGAAACTTTTCGACAGATTATCAATTCTCTGACTAACGGCACTGATCGCATCAAGGATCTTCTGTTCCGAATTATCCTGTTCGATCGTTGCTTCCGGCGGTGTTGGCTGCCTTGGTGAAGGAAGCGATGGAGATGGATCTAATTGCATTGTTGGGATTTCGATCGATGACACAAACGATCGTCGCAGTCCGGTGGCTTTTCTAATACTGTCCTCTTCTCTTATGATTACTAGCTCATCGGATTTCTCGGCCGGCGGCACTATCTTTTTGGACGATCGAAATGTCAAGCGTTCGTAAATTTTAGATACGGTActtctgcttttctttttctctttgatTTCCTTTGGTGGTGCAGCAATAGAATCATCATAGACAGGTGTCACagctgtgtttttgttgcctttttctATCGAACTGTAAGTTGCATATTGCTGACTGAAGCTACTACTATCATCCTCCGATTGGAGTGTATTCTCATCCGGGATTTCGCTTACAGGAGAACACATATCCGTTGAGGATTTTTTAGACGTTCGGAACGTAAGACGCTCGTGAACCCTCGATACAGAGTTTCTGCTCTTATCCTTCTCGGTAGTTTCATCAACTGGGACAACTGCAATTATCTCCGTGACATTGGCGTGTGATGCAATAGTTTCTTCAAAATCTATTCGATCGTACGAAGCAGCTGTTGAATAAAGCTCGCCAAAGCTATTATCCTcagttgattgttgattgtccCTACTTTCTTCCGTATCACTTAAGTCCGTGGCATTTGGTTGGTCTGAAGAGACTTTGCTGGATGGTTGATCTTGAAACGAATGTTGAACTTTCGATGCATCGCCTTTTTCTTCATCCTGAGCACTAGTTAGCTTTGGTATGACAATCATTTCCTGGCTGTTATTCAATGTATTATATTCTCCGGAGACATATATCTGCGCTTTTTCATTAATTAATACTTGGTTTCCGCCATCTACAACAGTTTGCTCCGACATCTCTCGCGTCTCACCCGACGCCAGTGTTGGATCTTTCCGCGTCTTTTTACTACTTCCTTCCACTCCCTCACTTGCAACCTTTTTCGACTTAATGTCCTTCGTTTTCTGCAACACCTGCTCGCTTTTATCCggcactttcggtttgctgttCCGTCCTGGTGGAGGTTTGCCCGTATCACCAGTCTCCGTGCGCTTGCCACGTGCATGATGCAGGTTGGGCTCGAACATTTCCAACACTTTCCGCACACCGAGCGAGCTTCGTCCCGCTTCCCAATCCGGCCGTCGATAGATGTTCTTCCTCAGACTGGGCCGCTTCCGAAGTCCCGTTTTACGGATCGACGAATTCTTGCTCGATACAGATGAAATTTCGTCCGAGCTTTCGTCGGTTCGGTTGCCACAAGCAGCTGCACCACCGCCTGAGGTAGCGGAAGCGTTGGAATTTTTCTTCCTCAAGCTACTTCTCGCACCACTATTACGTCCCGACGACGCGAATCCATATCCTCCATCGCTTCCGGGGTCTTCGATTACTTTGTATGCCACATTACCGCACTTGTGTAGGTATCCGCCACGTTTCTGAACCTGTTCCAGCAATGCGGCGTCTTGCTGGATCATTTGGTTAAATTTACTCGTCAATGCGGCCACTTTCGTCCCATTGCAGGCCAACAGCTTCCGATTGTACGGTGAGATATTGTTCAAGAAGCTTATCTTACGCGTTGGAGTATTTCCCTTACGTCCCAAAGAAGATGTGTTGGGTTGTCGTGTTACGAGAGTTGGTAATGGAGCCGCTTGGAACATCGGCGGAAGCTTCTCAACGACATCTTTTGGTGGCTCTTGGACCGCAGGTTGCGCTTTCTTTGCCGACCCGTCCTGCTCACCAACACTCTGTATGTCCACATCGATGTAATTGTTTACGTAATTCTCAACTCGAAGAGGCATTTTGTTATGctgtttcttttcctccttGGACAGAGCACGAATCCTCAGCAGTTCCGTTCGCCGTGCCCAATGGATTTGGCTACCGGTTGGGGTAGATACAGCGAGAGGGAATGAGTCTCTCAAAGTAGATCCGGACGCCACTGTCGGTGAACCTACACACGGTCGTTTTTCTACCAGCGTACGCTGCCCTTCACGATCAGGACTAAGCAGTGCCGCCTGGGAGGTTCGCTTCGGTGCTTGTGTGCATCGAAGACTTGTAACGTTCGACCCGGTACGGGCACTATCAGAACCGTCTAACGTTACTCGCCGCCTTCCCGAACGAGTAATCGAACCGTTGCGTTGGAATCTTGTGCCAGGTTTCGGTGATGGTGACTTTCTTAGGACAGTTCGAGCAGCTGCACCAGTTGGCGCTCCGATTGTGGcacttttcgcttttcttacCAACGTATCGATGGAAGATCCTGATACAGATGTTGGTGGATTCGATCCCGTCAGTAGCCGATTGTTCCAAAACTGTCTTAACCGCTGTACACTGTAGGAAGGATACTGCACAGGACTCGATTCTTCAGATGCATCGGATGATGACTGCGTCCCAGCGGTGCTCTCAGAACTAGAAGACCGTAGTTCACCCCTTCGATCACACTTAACGTCCACCGTTTGCTGTTGCTCGGGACCTTTCGCCTTCTTAACCTTTGGCGCTTCGGGTTCTGGCTCCGGAGTACCACTTAACGGGGTACTTGTGTTGTTGCCAAACAGATAGAACCGTTGAATGAAACTGGACACCTTGCGTGATTCTTGCTGAGCTGTTTGTTCTCTCTTATCAGGCTTGGGCCGCTTCTCACCAGCCAACGGTGTAGTGGGACTGCTTTTGATATGCATCATTGCATTCCTTCCGCAACTTTCTCGGCAAGAAATCGTTCACCTTCAATTTGTGTGACCTAAAAGTagaaatacaaaacacaattatttttattttatttatttataaaatttcacaatgaatggtgtgaacaatacggcactggaccgtcataattaattataaataaaaaaaaatatttataattaattatgacggtccagtgccgtattgtttacaccgcttgtgttgaacaaattctataatcatattgataaggcatttcctccttattcctagcgttatcccgggcatactcggttgcaCAAAACACAATTAGTTAACTCGCATAAAGTATGACACGTAAACAAGGAAACACACTTGATCCATCCTACTTTCAGTAACCTTCACGCACCGCAGGTGAAAGCTTTTCTTCATCCTTGGCGTTTACTTTCGCGAGTACCACACAATGTAGCTATTTGTTTCCTCTCTTACGGTACAGAGTCACGGCCACGGTTACGATTATTTGATCCACGGGATGGGTACAAAAACTCATCTTTCGGTTCAATGTTGGTCATTTCCGTTTCGCCAATGCGCGCGAACCTCGACCTgaagccaaacaaaacaacaattcaaCCGGTTTTGGTGCACACTACCAAAACTGATGCCTTAATAGTGCACAACACCATACCACAAGCACATCCTCGCTCAACTTTGGGTAGAATCGCGTCGTCAATTCGTCAAGTTTCACTCCAACCAGTGCGTCCGTGGAATGCTTTTAGCGAAATGAAGAGCACACCCAGTTTCTTGGTTGCAATCCTGCACAAAATTCATCCAATATTCATATCCCTTCCAGCGAGGGTGGTAAATATTCGCGGCATTCTCTCCGTCGTTCGTGCTCGTCGTCTACGGCACACGTTATGCAATTACGTTAATAATTTCGACAAATGAAGGAAGCATAAAGagaacagcaaaacacacgtataagtagagagaaaaaaaacatgtaacaAATATGCGACACATTGCAAACCGATGTGTCGCACTGTTGAGGAGCAGACGACAATAAATTGGAACCCGACCTGCCCGTCCGATCGACAAAGAGGAAGCCTCAGGAAAACGTGCCTGGCAGGTGCTTTTCCATTGCGTAACGCAGCATATCGCCGACCAAAGTCACAACCAGGAAGataaatcaaccgagtttggACCGATCCTACCCTCGTTTATGAAGAGTGCACTAAATAAGGAGCTGGCCCTGGGCCGGGAACTTGCTTTAGGGCTCTTAGAGTGTGCCTCAATTTAGTGGCGATCCCTATCTGCTCCACTCCGATTTGTGCACGTGCGTATGCTGCAAAGTGTCGCAAATACACCGGTGACGTGACGTGCAAGCTGATAAGCTGATCCAAACACCATGGGCAAGCCGATAAAAAAGGGCACacatcgaaatcgaaaacaatTGCATTAATAAATCCACTCGGCCCAGAGGAATGAGGCTCTTGTGGATTTTACAGCGAAAGAGAAATGGTGGCTGACATACACAAGCAAAAcggtttaaaaacaaacacgcaaTAAAGCAACGGTGGTTCGACGACATTTCTTGTAGACTGTGGAAATGCGTCCGACAGTAAATAAGCGTCAAAAAGAGTATATTTTTGCATATACCACACAAGAAAGGCGGTCACAAGAAACACATCTTTCACGCGTCGTGATGGTTTTTGCATATTAAAAGAAGGCATCGATTCCGAGCTTGATTCCGATGTTTCTGGGTAACCTTTTTAACGGTTACGCGTGCAGC encodes the following:
- the LOC126561256 gene encoding uncharacterized protein LOC126561256, translated to MMHIKSSPTTPLAGEKRPKPDKREQTAQQESRKVSSFIQRFYLFGNNTSTPLSGTPEPEPEAPKVKKAKGPEQQQTVDVKCDRRGELRSSSSESTAGTQSSSDASEESSPVQYPSYSVQRLRQFWNNRLLTGSNPPTSVSGSSIDTLVRKAKSATIGAPTGAAARTVLRKSPSPKPGTRFQRNGSITRSGRRRVTLDGSDSARTGSNVTSLRCTQAPKRTSQAALLSPDREGQRTLVEKRPCVGSPTVASGSTLRDSFPLAVSTPTGSQIHWARRTELLRIRALSKEEKKQHNKMPLRVENYVNNYIDVDIQSVGEQDGSAKKAQPAVQEPPKDVVEKLPPMFQAAPLPTLVTRQPNTSSLGRKGNTPTRKISFLNNISPYNRKLLACNGTKVAALTSKFNQMIQQDAALLEQVQKRGGYLHKCGNVAYKVIEDPGSDGGYGFASSGRNSGARSSLRKKNSNASATSGGGAAACGNRTDESSDEISSVSSKNSSIRKTGLRKRPSLRKNIYRRPDWEAGRSSLGVRKVLEMFEPNLHHARGKRTETGDTGKPPPGRNSKPKVPDKSEQVLQKTKDIKSKKVASEGVEGSSKKTRKDPTLASGETREMSEQTVVDGGNQVLINEKAQIYVSGEYNTLNNSQEMIVIPKLTSAQDEEKGDASKVQHSFQDQPSSKVSSDQPNATDLSDTEESRDNQQSTEDNSFGELYSTAASYDRIDFEETIASHANVTEIIAVVPVDETTEKDKSRNSVSRVHERLTFRTSKKSSTDMCSPVSEIPDENTLQSEDDSSSFSQQYATYSSIEKGNKNTAVTPVYDDSIAAPPKEIKEKKKSRSTVSKIYERLTFRSSKKIVPPAEKSDELVIIREEDSIRKATGLRRSFVSSIEIPTMQLDPSPSLPSPRQPTPPEATIEQDNSEQKILDAISAVSQRIDNLSKSFNDLTLTDVADLEQASTSPSAAGDNVQQMRPNASFLFRGMGAGVPGFGDKESRHASQRNIVEAVNTVVINKSISMDDHHFPCARGETGRISLNERTRVQRSIDDDYELVTRPEEKFLPTIGSAFCSTPSITIDLSELTSKIESFVHKSKRESDNIYQSIPRKSSAESKGHLLPEDAISVNSYESFENYESIEHEILSSTRKQNAEEASHEEDTYEICSPPPELPPAREDNRNDLTLPQPKRNLSTSPKTLPKHLQVTYQSNYERIKYSKIPPRPPKPQEIPLPPRNNSTTNIATPANALLESTCSTETAPSPGGDLLDKSPHGRESIYEENIYDTIRSADDGVDYDDPACGGSSAEMEGPAQPTTSNPPSRGKPPSRAREQPPSPPADNVSLVSSNCYESIGSRLEYERNLTLTRRNMAGGSTTTLASDQITNSLYGTTTGLASLTPPSERGSDTSNSADWTDISDEDETECADLVVAPGMSGSKRPNFIVVRERKRTHQTPLRSRKLARISHPKIDDDSDHHYESLYSIGSNEDRLQQHDASYSTSPHHADGSSSVGSNFHQHRTGDPTAAILLPNDDEFDSFDSDDTEEDYEDDDEERSRARTDSGVDIRNAKLPDPPPSSSQVYVLVQKIKNLGTLSEIAKSFHKLSKKKTTKGATYENAPTPKHPGKGTKTSSKSFKLPIPLVSGGGGGGVVPKPPPEDYENAPYPGSGGTQAVLPGSSLLLASSQSLSSVATSNSPYAAISSPLVQEQSLGGSSSTGVRSTSESSNVSSNVPKPHQGGSAPTDAAGTRKKSKNTKSLRSKLRKSLVSDSTSLNIGSSFNGSRSTFYVTSADVDSGIFNGSEGCLNPQSTSSCTGMSQSEMMGSSKAMEDNRRKSIASATGTTCHHRPKIPPPPPPGEASKRMSVSSSLSPLLVSNKSSNKKLGATSWYAECGVFKQPHSFGTGSDQSLSGGKGGSISPRSSLPPKDGVGGGGGGGVPADRTLINNGHTSSSWYADIYQTSGASVASSSESSGVSTGGEGGPGDDHSHSMFVNEPLYQIYNAAKLESITRDIDAEISGRTESELYDDGYEKIAERNRRRTAGAGEGDEGGSTSSGSSSTEGDDRSDESSMHLRKPSRPTALELIEPHIGKLRTLWCEVPEVRNSEILATLTPTEKRLQEAKFEILTSEASYLKSLNLLRTHFVNHPAFRDTRILSSAERKTLFSSIIPVQECSDRLLCDLENCWQDNIMLLGLSHSIYKHAEKHFHVYVTYCEHQAKIDRTLKTLRANKPEFARTLTALESDPVCCSLSLSSFLMLPMQRITRMRLLLDAVLQRCHPEDDDEFSSWESTFVLINRILTQCNDAAHRSEQLYEMELLSRQIEFPTNVRPLAIVPCGIGAAPSTMHRKLEKRGELVHMLWRGDDAKLTFGKKFSKSNVYAFLFTDLLVLTKKKSDESYLVIDYCQRALLTVSSGDIVPGLPAKEMQTLGKNLIIMTLLENHEGKTIEMILSCPSETERERWLMVTEPPASENPDEKIYEQWDCPQVIAVHPYQALQPDELDLDIKDVVNVHRKMADGWYEGERIRDGAVGWFPSNYTKEIPSAHIRAKHIKQRHLLLTYTSKYIDTATKAHQHLHHSNHHHQQHHQQHHHQQQQQHQLPHHYHPHHGKK